In Flammeovirgaceae bacterium 311, one DNA window encodes the following:
- a CDS encoding Transmembrane exosortase (Exosortase_EpsH) produces MIIRRLKKPNTTTRFIIKAVVLMISWFVVYEGFLRTLQQPDTFLTQITAGAGALSLNLLGYNIEAAKVAEGSELFLDNEPLLLIASNCNGLIVFALFAAFILIFPKNWSKKLLFIPAGVMLLFLLNVLRVTSLSLIQIYHAEWLEFNHKYSFTILMYAAVFGLWMLWVKKFATPSSSSKKLAVA; encoded by the coding sequence ATGATAATCAGGAGGCTTAAAAAACCAAATACTACCACCCGGTTTATCATCAAGGCTGTTGTCTTGATGATAAGCTGGTTTGTGGTGTACGAAGGCTTTCTAAGAACTCTACAACAACCTGATACTTTTCTCACCCAGATCACAGCCGGCGCAGGTGCACTTTCCCTAAATCTGCTTGGTTATAATATAGAGGCAGCAAAAGTCGCAGAGGGATCTGAATTGTTTCTAGATAATGAACCCCTATTGCTAATCGCCTCCAACTGCAATGGCCTTATTGTCTTCGCTCTCTTTGCAGCCTTCATCCTGATTTTCCCCAAAAACTGGAGCAAAAAGCTGTTATTTATACCGGCAGGTGTGATGCTTTTGTTTTTACTGAATGTATTGAGGGTAACAAGCCTGTCGCTGATCCAGATCTATCATGCCGAATGGCTGGAATTCAACCACAAATACTCCTTCACCATCCTGATGTATGCGGCTGTTTTTGGTCTGTGGATGCTATGGGTGAAAAAATTTGCAACACCGTCTTCCTCTTCTAAAAAGCTTGCTGTCGCTTAA
- a CDS encoding hemagluttinin repeat-containing protein, which translates to MRTNLYALILILLFSAEALAQSAGDFQTRPGLRGNSASWTGTATWQRYDGSAWVDTNEYPSSSDGNISIGSTINITGGQTITIDQTNIVGGGTLNVAAGATLVIINGEGTDLTLTPGNGNTLGALSVTGTLRALNGSTISNAESKTLAFNRNSVYEHAHTTESGAIPITDWKNGTVRITGYTTNTQAPAGLDQPFLAFIWNTPDLQGTIDLNGKLINVNENLEFINTGNGEVYLSRGEPLDLKVARTMAIRANAKLSFVYNFKPNNNVAVRTLEIESARGVNFAEESDLTVSVGQDMIINGSGPINLMSNAFSLGSGNLSLTVARNTIFRNGALTNPGTGSANLFLRTVQVQEPQNLTSIDGTAVTVYVTGDWLSTGTFSGLNSTFVFNGLIQTIDSRNNPYGNVRFSGSDYKIIDSPLNINGDLIIETTTNPALIPTTLDLSGRQLQLEGDWINTNCIFEHGGGTVILNGNLDQNIYSAGQPFADLQLSNTGVKILQNSDLVVEGNLTISTNDAKLDANENDIYLAGDWYSDGELISGENTVFLNGSVQQTIGGVSPTTFFNLNIESPNVRVVSDQNLKNLLLLQDGAIFDPDGDANNVVNFTLLSDAALTANVGPLQNGAQIVGAMVVQRYMVDKGLIFRYIATPIAEKADGSQPTLADITGMPIQPAGSPIPTIYVYDETVAGDVDAGWKAFPSPTIGPALQPGRGYAVERALGSSDVTLNLKGIVHQGSLSFPVSFTDTDFDDIDDDGWNLLGNPYPSSISWSSMYSTSSNIDPTVWISNHATDTEEEYGYVSFNAEVGIGLGEGASDIIASGQGFWVNAIAENPVLTISESDKALVTEAEFFRKEQPKDVLVLTLSDGKLMDETAIIFREDAKVGYELKRDTYKLKNTYFSLSSLGANQEDLAYNFLPWFACTTEVPLLLDYPAPGEYTFTLREMDSFTRSVSFSLIDNYTGETVALEAASQYNFTITADPKSYGSERFKLHADYAPIQDEVVVQTAQACGSADIKVVLENIHSGVQYLPQLNGEAVGEAKSGEENTLEFMIPASLLNGEAAILSFTAFREGCEAVTLTQTVSLQAEPIYKVTGVSSGIACGTGSVTLSAEGAPEGGSYRWFTSETAEAPEATTQTNTYQTPELQQTQAYYVSILSPAGCESKRVLVTAEVEILEKPVITEQEGLLLASGAGVYQWFVDGVALEGATAAQLEPAASGTYTVQLISEQGCSVLSDPHTLEVLGLEELAKLGLRVWPNPTTGQLQIAANSKGAHALNIRVYSLEGKLILSPRTNPISTDVLTVDISTLHSGTYILEVQDGATKARVRIVKN; encoded by the coding sequence ATGAGAACAAACCTCTACGCTCTGATCCTTATATTACTGTTTTCTGCAGAAGCCCTGGCACAATCGGCAGGAGATTTTCAAACCCGGCCTGGCTTAAGGGGGAATTCAGCTTCCTGGACCGGCACTGCTACCTGGCAGCGGTATGATGGAAGTGCCTGGGTAGATACCAATGAGTATCCCAGCAGCAGTGATGGTAATATCAGCATTGGCAGTACCATTAATATTACCGGTGGACAAACAATCACCATCGATCAAACAAACATAGTGGGCGGCGGTACTCTTAATGTTGCAGCCGGCGCAACATTAGTGATCATTAATGGTGAGGGTACAGATTTAACCCTTACTCCGGGTAATGGAAATACGTTGGGTGCGCTTAGCGTTACCGGCACATTGCGTGCACTTAATGGTTCTACTATCTCAAATGCCGAAAGTAAAACATTAGCCTTCAACAGAAATAGTGTATATGAACATGCGCATACCACTGAAAGTGGCGCCATACCTATAACAGACTGGAAAAATGGCACTGTCAGGATTACTGGATATACAACTAACACCCAGGCCCCTGCAGGCCTAGATCAGCCTTTTCTGGCTTTCATCTGGAATACACCTGATTTACAGGGCACTATTGATTTAAATGGAAAGCTCATAAATGTTAATGAAAATTTAGAGTTCATCAATACTGGTAATGGTGAGGTGTATCTTTCCAGAGGAGAACCTTTAGATCTAAAAGTAGCCAGAACCATGGCGATCAGGGCAAATGCTAAACTATCCTTTGTTTATAATTTTAAACCCAACAATAATGTTGCCGTCAGAACTCTAGAGATTGAATCAGCCAGAGGCGTAAATTTTGCAGAAGAATCTGATTTAACGGTGAGCGTGGGTCAGGACATGATCATCAATGGTTCGGGTCCTATCAATCTCATGAGCAATGCATTTAGCCTAGGCTCCGGAAATCTCTCACTGACGGTGGCCAGAAATACAATCTTTAGAAATGGTGCTTTAACAAATCCTGGAACTGGTTCTGCAAATCTTTTTCTAAGAACAGTTCAGGTTCAGGAACCACAAAACCTCACCTCTATTGATGGTACTGCAGTAACTGTCTATGTGACCGGTGACTGGTTGAGCACAGGCACTTTTTCAGGCCTTAATTCTACTTTCGTTTTCAATGGTTTAATTCAAACAATTGATTCACGCAACAACCCGTATGGAAATGTGAGATTTTCCGGAAGTGATTATAAAATCATAGATAGTCCCCTGAACATCAACGGAGATCTAATTATTGAAACGACTACCAATCCGGCTTTGATCCCTACTACCTTAGATCTTAGTGGCAGACAGCTTCAGCTTGAAGGTGACTGGATCAATACAAATTGCATTTTTGAGCATGGTGGGGGAACTGTAATTCTGAATGGTAATTTAGATCAGAATATATATTCAGCAGGACAGCCTTTTGCTGACCTACAGCTTAGCAATACCGGCGTCAAAATATTACAAAACTCTGATTTAGTCGTGGAAGGCAATCTGACCATCTCTACCAATGATGCAAAGCTGGACGCAAATGAAAATGATATTTATCTTGCCGGTGACTGGTACAGTGATGGTGAATTAATCAGCGGAGAAAATACGGTATTTTTGAATGGCTCTGTTCAGCAAACCATCGGCGGTGTGAGTCCCACTACCTTTTTCAATCTTAATATTGAAAGTCCCAATGTAAGGGTAGTTTCTGATCAGAATTTAAAAAACCTTCTGTTATTGCAGGATGGTGCTATATTTGATCCTGATGGAGATGCTAATAATGTTGTAAATTTCACACTGCTCTCTGATGCAGCATTAACAGCCAATGTGGGTCCCCTCCAAAATGGTGCTCAAATAGTTGGTGCAATGGTGGTGCAGCGTTATATGGTAGACAAAGGACTGATCTTCAGGTATATTGCCACGCCTATAGCAGAAAAAGCAGACGGTTCACAGCCTACCCTGGCAGATATCACAGGAATGCCCATTCAACCTGCAGGTAGCCCTATTCCTACTATATATGTATATGACGAAACAGTTGCAGGCGATGTGGATGCCGGCTGGAAAGCATTTCCCTCTCCTACTATCGGGCCTGCCCTGCAGCCTGGAAGAGGTTATGCAGTTGAGAGAGCATTAGGCAGCAGCGATGTAACCCTGAACCTGAAGGGCATTGTGCATCAGGGTAGCCTTAGCTTTCCGGTTTCATTTACTGATACTGATTTTGATGATATTGATGATGATGGCTGGAACCTGCTGGGAAATCCCTACCCAAGTTCTATCTCCTGGAGCAGCATGTATTCAACAAGTAGTAATATTGATCCAACCGTTTGGATCTCTAATCATGCAACAGATACAGAAGAGGAATATGGTTATGTTTCTTTCAATGCGGAAGTTGGAATAGGATTAGGGGAAGGTGCTTCTGATATTATTGCCAGTGGCCAGGGTTTCTGGGTAAATGCTATAGCGGAAAACCCTGTTTTAACGATCAGCGAATCTGATAAAGCACTCGTGACCGAAGCAGAATTTTTCCGCAAGGAGCAGCCTAAAGATGTTTTAGTGTTGACACTGTCTGATGGCAAACTGATGGATGAGACGGCAATCATTTTCAGAGAAGATGCAAAAGTGGGATATGAATTAAAGCGTGACACCTATAAGCTGAAAAACACTTATTTCAGCCTATCCAGCCTGGGTGCTAATCAGGAAGACCTGGCCTACAACTTCCTGCCATGGTTTGCCTGTACTACTGAAGTCCCCCTCCTGCTGGATTATCCTGCACCCGGTGAATATACCTTTACCCTTAGGGAGATGGATTCTTTTACCCGTTCCGTTAGCTTTAGTCTTATTGATAATTACACAGGAGAAACCGTTGCACTCGAGGCTGCGAGCCAGTATAACTTTACCATCACCGCCGATCCGAAAAGTTATGGCAGTGAGCGTTTCAAACTACACGCTGATTATGCACCTATTCAGGACGAGGTGGTAGTGCAAACCGCACAAGCCTGCGGCAGTGCTGATATTAAAGTAGTATTGGAGAACATCCATAGTGGTGTTCAGTACCTGCCCCAGCTGAATGGCGAAGCAGTTGGTGAAGCTAAATCAGGAGAAGAAAACACACTTGAATTCATGATTCCTGCTTCGCTCCTGAATGGAGAAGCAGCCATACTTAGTTTTACTGCATTCAGAGAAGGATGCGAGGCTGTTACCCTCACCCAAACGGTTAGCCTGCAGGCAGAACCAATTTACAAAGTGACAGGTGTTTCTTCTGGCATAGCCTGCGGTACCGGATCCGTTACTTTAAGTGCCGAAGGCGCTCCGGAAGGTGGCAGCTACCGCTGGTTTACCAGTGAAACCGCAGAAGCTCCCGAAGCAACTACCCAAACAAATACCTACCAGACTCCTGAACTACAGCAGACACAAGCCTACTATGTAAGTATCCTTAGCCCTGCCGGTTGCGAAAGCAAACGCGTACTGGTAACTGCAGAAGTGGAGATCCTTGAAAAGCCGGTGATCACAGAGCAGGAAGGTTTATTACTAGCATCCGGTGCAGGCGTTTACCAGTGGTTTGTAGATGGTGTAGCACTGGAAGGTGCTACCGCAGCACAGCTGGAGCCAGCTGCAAGTGGTACCTATACGGTGCAGCTAATCAGTGAGCAGGGTTGTTCAGTACTCTCCGATCCACATACCCTGGAGGTGCTGGGTCTGGAAGAGCTGGCAAAATTAGGCCTCCGGGTATGGCCAAATCCAACGACAGGTCAGCTGCAGATCGCTGCAAATAGTAAAGGCGCTCATGCCCTGAACATCAGGGTGTACAGCCTGGAAGGTAAATTAATCTTAAGTCCCAGAACTAACCCCATCTCTACAGACGTTTTAACTGTTGACATCAGCACCCTCCACAGCGGAACTTACATACTGGAAGTTCAGGATGGCGCTACAAAAGCAAGAGTAAGGATAGTTAAAAATTAA
- a CDS encoding glycosyl transferase family protein (COG0463 Glycosyltransferases involved in cell wall biogenesis) — translation MNTLRDTIESVLNQDYSNIEYIIVDGRSTDGTVELVQSYGKRIHKFISEEDNGLYDAINKGISVASGDVIGLLHSDDLFYKSSAVSQIVQAFDSNTVDSVYSDMHYVDKTDTWKVIRDWKSGTYERSRFRRGWMPPHPTFYVRRSVYETYGLYDTDFRSAADYELMLRYLYKYGISTYYIQDTLIKMRVGGASNYSFMHRIKANREDYIAWKKNNLSPRFYTRFMKPLRKISQYTAIRKLGFFRT, via the coding sequence GTGAATACCCTCCGCGACACAATTGAATCTGTGTTAAATCAGGATTATTCCAATATTGAATATATCATTGTTGATGGCAGGAGCACAGATGGCACAGTAGAACTGGTACAGTCTTATGGAAAGCGCATCCATAAATTTATCTCTGAAGAGGATAATGGGCTCTATGATGCCATCAACAAAGGAATTTCAGTTGCCAGTGGTGATGTAATCGGATTGCTGCACTCCGATGACCTTTTTTACAAATCAAGCGCTGTCAGCCAGATCGTTCAGGCTTTCGATAGCAATACTGTTGATTCGGTTTATTCTGATATGCACTACGTCGATAAAACCGACACTTGGAAGGTGATCAGGGACTGGAAGAGTGGTACTTATGAAAGATCCCGCTTTCGCAGAGGCTGGATGCCGCCACATCCCACTTTTTATGTACGCCGTTCGGTTTACGAAACCTACGGACTTTACGACACCGACTTTAGAAGTGCTGCCGATTATGAATTAATGCTGCGGTACTTATATAAGTATGGTATCAGCACCTACTATATTCAGGATACGCTGATAAAAATGCGAGTTGGGGGAGCCAGTAACTATAGTTTCATGCACCGGATCAAAGCTAACCGGGAGGATTACATCGCCTGGAAGAAAAACAATCTCTCTCCCAGGTTTTACACACGCTTCATGAAACCGCTTAGAAAAATTTCGCAGTACACGGCTATCAGAAAACTGGGCTTCTTTAGAACTTAG
- a CDS encoding chromosome-partitioning ATPase (COG1192 ATPases involved in chromosome partitioning), with protein sequence MTKVIALSNHKGGVGKTTSTVNIGAGLAQKGKRVLLIDMDPQANLSQCFGVQDPEFTIYGALVGEHELKPYEVRENLHVVPSTLDLAGAEVELASKIARETILKKLVDKIKNQYDYILIDCAPSLGLITINAFAATDEIYIPLQAQFLALHGLDKLQDIVELVRENINPRLHISGVFTTQYDGRKVLNRDIADLVNEHFKDKAFKTVIRDNVTLAEAPSHWKDIFSYNPKCNGALDYAALVEEILQRQETGKAVHQ encoded by the coding sequence ATGACAAAAGTAATTGCTTTAAGCAACCACAAGGGAGGGGTAGGGAAGACCACATCTACGGTTAACATTGGCGCTGGCCTTGCGCAAAAAGGAAAAAGAGTGCTGTTGATCGACATGGACCCACAGGCAAATCTTTCGCAGTGCTTTGGGGTGCAGGATCCGGAGTTTACCATCTATGGTGCTCTGGTAGGGGAGCATGAGCTAAAGCCTTATGAAGTGCGGGAGAATCTGCATGTAGTACCATCCACACTTGATCTGGCAGGTGCAGAAGTAGAGTTAGCTTCCAAAATTGCCCGGGAAACAATTCTGAAGAAGCTGGTCGATAAGATTAAAAATCAGTATGACTATATTCTGATAGATTGTGCTCCTTCCTTAGGACTGATCACAATCAACGCTTTTGCGGCAACCGATGAGATTTACATTCCGCTCCAGGCCCAGTTTTTGGCTTTACATGGTTTGGATAAACTACAGGATATCGTTGAACTTGTACGTGAAAACATTAATCCCCGTCTGCACATCAGTGGGGTATTCACCACCCAATATGATGGCCGTAAAGTTCTGAACCGCGATATTGCTGACCTGGTTAATGAACATTTCAAAGACAAAGCTTTTAAAACCGTAATCCGTGACAATGTTACCCTGGCAGAAGCACCCAGCCACTGGAAGGATATATTCTCCTATAACCCTAAATGTAACGGGGCACTGGACTATGCGGCGCTGGTAGAAGAGATACTCCAAAGACAGGAAACAGGCAAGGCAGTTCACCAGTAA
- a CDS encoding acyl transferase (COG0110 Acetyltransferase (isoleucine patch superfamily)) encodes MIQHPVRLDLYDNSWYSTGAGKLKSILWYIVNALIFINPILPVSSIKVSLLRLFGANIGEGVVIKPGVNIKFPWRLTIGNWVWIGERVWIDNLVEVSIGDHVCISQGTMLLTGNHNYKKQTFDLMVDPIVIENGCWIGAKSTVCPGIVCGSHSVLAVGSIATASLEPWTIYQGNPAKAVRTRTVI; translated from the coding sequence ATGATCCAACATCCTGTAAGACTTGATCTCTATGATAATAGCTGGTACTCCACTGGTGCCGGCAAATTAAAATCTATACTATGGTATATAGTCAATGCTTTAATTTTTATTAACCCAATACTACCTGTCAGTAGTATCAAGGTAAGTCTGCTCAGGCTGTTTGGGGCTAATATAGGAGAGGGCGTTGTGATCAAGCCCGGGGTTAATATCAAGTTTCCCTGGCGACTTACCATCGGTAATTGGGTCTGGATAGGGGAACGGGTGTGGATTGATAACCTGGTGGAGGTATCGATTGGTGACCATGTCTGTATCTCACAGGGGACCATGTTACTGACCGGCAACCATAATTATAAGAAACAAACCTTTGACCTGATGGTGGATCCAATCGTAATAGAAAATGGCTGCTGGATCGGGGCAAAAAGTACGGTTTGTCCCGGAATAGTCTGCGGTAGTCATTCCGTACTGGCCGTGGGCAGTATTGCTACTGCTTCTTTGGAACCATGGACGATTTACCAGGGAAATCCTGCCAAAGCTGTACGAACGCGCACTGTTATTTGA